The Sebaldella termitidis ATCC 33386 genome has a window encoding:
- a CDS encoding DnaB-like helicase C-terminal domain-containing protein: MLLELKHSHDEAIDLLNEFLEQKNIQIKKSGQSDERGSPEEESKKDNEGIPVKMSFKPLYDEGAREISKNKKNLFTSRGISREVQEKYKLGYISKGFKEIVKAYKNQYGEKSPFAEKASKNLDNYKYLIPVSDDYFFLRSDNSDVKPKEHKLTGYASKLFNERYLNMKNEIIFICEGIFDSLSLEELGYKSISLGGVTNQNKLIERLHEKNIFVLAFDNDDSGKAATKSLLEKIQSKGQISVIFEFDEKYKDINEYLIADRKGLENKLSEFINSLDDYTEKLKKPDLTIYRLEEYLKELETNKEKPAIKTNFGPLDDYLSGGLHTGLYVIGAVSSLGKTTFVNQLTDDIAKNGYDVLFFSLEMGRNEIISKSLSREMFRKAKDKSLPLSALEIQNLRFHGIADQMKKQKELLREAIKEYGNSAKHVSIIEGGFDTGVNEIKEKIENYISMNETKPIVVIDYLQILKQSSNFFSDKQAVDHNITQLKKLSRNNDLVIFVVSSFNRDSYQTPVSFASFKESGAIEYTADVIFGLELSIVKGFSKNTQKEDKEKLINEAKSKGERELDLVTLKNRFGTPYFRINMTYYPKFNLFLHKKSDW; this comes from the coding sequence TTGTTACTTGAATTAAAACATAGTCATGATGAAGCAATAGATCTACTGAATGAGTTCCTAGAACAAAAAAATATTCAGATAAAAAAAAGTGGCCAGTCTGATGAAAGAGGAAGCCCGGAAGAAGAAAGCAAAAAAGACAATGAAGGAATACCTGTAAAAATGAGTTTTAAGCCACTTTATGATGAAGGGGCAAGAGAGATAAGCAAAAATAAAAAAAATCTCTTTACAAGCAGAGGAATAAGTCGAGAGGTGCAAGAAAAATATAAACTCGGATATATTTCAAAAGGTTTCAAAGAAATAGTCAAAGCTTATAAAAATCAGTATGGAGAAAAAAGTCCCTTTGCCGAAAAGGCTAGCAAGAACTTAGACAATTATAAATACCTAATACCTGTATCAGATGATTATTTCTTTTTACGCTCTGATAATTCTGATGTAAAGCCAAAGGAACATAAATTAACAGGTTATGCATCAAAGCTATTCAACGAAAGATACTTAAATATGAAAAATGAAATTATATTTATTTGCGAAGGTATATTTGATAGTCTAAGCCTTGAGGAATTAGGTTATAAATCAATTTCGTTAGGTGGAGTTACAAATCAAAATAAGCTGATCGAGCGGTTACACGAAAAAAATATTTTTGTTTTGGCTTTTGATAATGATGATTCAGGAAAAGCGGCTACAAAAAGTCTGTTAGAAAAAATTCAATCAAAAGGTCAAATATCAGTTATATTTGAATTTGATGAAAAGTATAAGGATATAAACGAGTATCTAATTGCAGACAGAAAGGGCCTTGAAAATAAGTTATCAGAATTTATAAACAGCCTTGACGACTACACAGAAAAACTGAAAAAGCCTGATTTAACAATATACAGGTTAGAGGAATACCTGAAAGAACTTGAAACTAACAAAGAAAAGCCAGCAATAAAGACAAATTTCGGGCCTTTAGATGATTATTTAAGCGGAGGACTACACACAGGCTTATATGTTATAGGTGCTGTATCAAGTTTAGGAAAAACAACCTTTGTAAATCAATTAACTGATGATATAGCTAAAAACGGTTATGATGTATTGTTCTTTAGCCTTGAAATGGGAAGAAATGAAATAATTTCAAAGTCTCTTTCAAGGGAAATGTTCAGAAAAGCAAAAGATAAAAGCCTGCCATTAAGTGCCTTAGAAATACAAAATTTAAGGTTTCACGGGATAGCGGACCAAATGAAAAAACAAAAAGAGCTATTGAGAGAAGCCATAAAAGAATATGGGAACTCCGCAAAGCATGTATCAATAATTGAAGGTGGATTTGATACGGGTGTAAATGAAATAAAAGAAAAAATAGAAAATTATATTTCTATGAATGAAACAAAGCCAATAGTGGTAATTGATTATTTGCAGATATTAAAGCAATCAAGTAATTTCTTTAGTGATAAGCAAGCAGTGGATCATAATATTACCCAGTTAAAGAAATTATCAAGAAATAATGATTTAGTTATATTTGTTGTATCAAGTTTTAACAGAGACAGCTATCAAACGCCTGTAAGCTTTGCGAGTTTTAAAGAGAGTGGAGCTATTGAGTATACAGCTGATGTGATTTTTGGCTTAGAACTATCAATTGTGAAAGGTTTTAGTAAGAATACCCAAAAGGAAGATAAAGAAAAGCTGATAAATGAAGCAAAAAGCAAGGGAGAAAGAGAACTTGACCTTGTGACATTAAAAAATAGGTTCGGTACTCCATATTTTAGAATAAATATGACGTATTACCCAAAGTTTAACCTGTTTTTGCACAAGAAAAGCGACTGGTAA